The DNA region GGTCGCGGCCAGCGTGGGCGGCAAGATCAAGACGCTCGTGCAGGCGGTGGCCATCGGCCTGCACGTCGCCCCTTTGCCCAGGGCGTGGCATCCGCTCCTCGTGGCCTCCATGGCGGTTGCGGTCGTGCTGACCATCGCGACCGGCCTCGACTACGCTTGGCGCATTAGCCGTGGCAAAGCGCGCAAGAGGAGGCGAGTTGATGAGTGACCCGCTGGTCGCTTCGACAAAAGCGTGGCAGTTGGTCGCTCTGCTCGCCGCGCACGGGCAGACGGTGGCGACGGCGGAATCGCTCACCGGGGGGCTTTTGTCGGCGACGCTCGCCGGGGTGTCCGGGGCCTCCTCGGTGCTGCGCGGCGGCCTCGTGGTCTACGCGACGGACTTGAAGGCTTCGCTCGGGGGAGTGACGCCAGCGGTGCTCGAAGACCTCGGCGCGGTGTCTGCCCGAACGGCGACGGAGCTTGCGATCGGCGCGGCGCGGACCTGCGAGGCCACCTGGGGGATCGGGATCACCGGAGTGGCGGGCCCGGAGCCGCAGGA from Segniliparus rotundus DSM 44985 includes:
- a CDS encoding CinA family protein yields the protein MSDPLVASTKAWQLVALLAAHGQTVATAESLTGGLLSATLAGVSGASSVLRGGLVVYATDLKASLGGVTPAVLEDLGAVSARTATELAIGAARTCEATWGIGITGVAGPEPQEGKPPGTVHIAITRGEKGPVEVLTPQLSGDRWDIRIGSVNAAIDGLLQRLSWISGKN